The Callospermophilus lateralis isolate mCalLat2 chromosome 18, mCalLat2.hap1, whole genome shotgun sequence nucleotide sequence CTAAAGGAGATCTAAAGACTAAGTAAGGGAGATAGTTACAACAGCCATTCTGCACCAGCAAAAGCACTGGCCAAGAGGTAACTAAATGCCCATCTGGAGAGTCCTTCCTTGGCACAGTCCAGGAAGAATGACCCAGGTCCAAATCCTGAGAAACACTGGACCTTGTGTAGAAGCTTGAGCAAAGAATAACCCATGAATTGTTAGCCCTTTGAAGCTACTGATATCCCCTCTCCTCAGCTGCTGTACCGTGATGACATTTTACAAGTAGGCAAAGCTCCTAGGaacatctgcagcagatggatgaTGTGCCAAACCACAAGAATGCATCAATACACTCCCTTCAAAACGTGTGGCTGGTTGCCAATATACCATATTGATTTTCCTAATAGACTGCATTTAAACTAAACATCATTCTGCCCATGGTCTGGATGGTCAAATTGACACGACCCGATTCAATCACTATGGTGCCATTTCAGGATCTGGAAAGGGAAGAGCAAACTTGATGAAGGACCATCAAAATCTCTAGGTAGTGCTAGCACTGCCATGTCAATCAAACCAAGCCAAAGCCAGCTCCATTACCCTGTCACAGCTGCTCTGTTCTTTCAATGCCTTTGCAGcagctgttccctctgcctggaatgtTCTCTCCCTTATCTGCCTATCAAAGCCCTAGTGTCCTACCCTTTCAGCATCTTTTTCATGCCTCCTTAACTTCCTGCACGAGCCTGTGAGTCTGCGAGCCTGTGCACCACCAGGCAGCATCGTGCACTTTCCTCCTTTGTTCCCGTGACCCTGTATACAATTCTTGCATGGAACTTGCTACTTCACTTGCCTAGAAACACAACAGCTCAATTACTGAACTGCTCTATTGATGTGTgactttggacaaaagttctccaacCTCCCAATTTCTCCACCTTCTCATTGTAAAACAGAGATTATAATAATCTGTACTTCATAGAAAATGTGAGAGAGATAAATGAGACCACACACAGGAAGCACTTAACACAATGCCCTACACATGGCAGCTACTATTTCTTAGCTGAACAAATGATGAAAGATACAAGGGTCAGAGAACACAGAAGACACCGAATCTGGACAGAGACAGGGAGGCGAGCACACTGAAGGAACCTCACAAAGACATATGTTAGGTAATCTTTTGCTCTGATCCCATACAAGTGACATTTCAGATGACACGGCCAGAGGAAGATTCACACCATGGAAGCGCTGGCTGACCTCTTATGCTTCACAGCTCCTGCCAACAGTTTTGCCTGGGAGAACTTGTTCTTGGTTTCTATGGGTTTCACAGTCAATTTCTTCTCCACCTCCTTCTTGTTTTCTGCAGAAATTCCAACCTTGTTGAGATTGCTGTGAGTTACAGGTTAAGGGTCAAACTAAACAAAAGCCACAGGACTATGGTAGTCAAAAGGAGGACAACAAATATAATCCACTGGCCCTTTGGCTGTATCATATCATGTTTGgcctacttattaaaaaaaaaaaaaaaaacaaaacagcccTTTACCTCTTTATTCTGCCTGTTACATCCAGCTGATTTAAATAGAAACGAAGGTgacctcaaagggagacagtatatCAAGTCCAAAATAACACAGGCAAGCAACTTTTTCCTCTGAATTTCAATGAAAATCTAAGCATATCCAGAGAACCCAGTATTACCAAAGACATGCTTGAGGAGAAAACAAGGATCTTAAGAAATATGAAGGAAACAGGGAGAAATTATGGTTTCCCTTAAAATATGTGCTTCTCCCTATCAAGGGTGAAACTGGATTTTGCAGATGTCTTTACGACTATCAGTGGCACTCAAACTTGGATCATGAAGGCTAACTCCCGCTCTGCTGGAACAATGCAACATCAGAATTCCCTTAAAGCTCATTAAACATGAAGACTCCCTCTTCTGTCTCCTGTCCCTGACTACTGAGTAAGGCTCTCAGAGGCCCAAGAGTCATTTTAACACTCTCTTAAGGTGATTTTAATAAGAAATCCTGtgcaaacataacccaagcaacaAAACACTATTTGTAAAAGCATAAGCAGAGTGCTTGTCACATCACTGTTTCATGCCCCATGTCAACCTCTCACTCCCAAGGTCTGTCACTTTCGCTTGTTCTGCCAGCCCCTTGgctcccttttattttattttctttctcacaACAGATTAGACAACAGAGTATTCTGCCACAGTATAAGTTCTTAAGATGTGGTAGTAACTTACTGAACAATAGTGACATCTAGTGCCCAAGAATCCAAGCAGCAGCCCAAAGAGGTGGGGAGAGGTACATAATCTAAATACAAAATCTAGGTTATTTATCTCTGTGTCCTTGAACTATACAGAAAACTGGGTACCAGAAACGAGGAAATGCTCATTCTGATCATTCTTTAGGCACCAATTCTGTTCCTACAGCATTAATTAGCTTAAATATTTGTAGTATTAGATGGGCATTGTGTAAAATGCTCAGTACTATTCTCAAATTCATCAATAAAAACATAATATGCTAATGCTGAATGttaatattgtttaaaaaatagaaagaaatggagatttcaaaaaaacactagcctgaagctttttttttggtagggggagTGTACCAGAGattgcattcaaccactgagccacatccctagccctattttgtattttatttagagacagggtctcactgagttgcttagcaccttgcttttgctgaggctggctttgaacttgcaatcctcttgcctcagcctcccgagcagctgggattacaggcatgcgccactgcgcccagccCACCTGATGCATTTTTACCTGCAACTTCATCAATAAGGAACAGAAACTCTCAAAGAGAACTTTCAatattaaatattgaaaaaataaaacaaaaatgggaaaaaaatacaacaaaaccATATACGTATTTATAGCACCAGATCCCAGACAAAGAACAACATTTAACCTTTATTCTTTTAAAGTGAAGAAAAGTCCCACCCTTTGTTTGGCAGGGAGAGAGGTGGTAATCTTATTTTTGTTCCACAGCTAAAGCACAAGATTTTCCCTCCTTGAGTCCTTTTCCCtcaaaatgctttaaaaatagacacatacctcaaaaatatcaaggaattctTTAGATGAAGAATTTCTTAAAACTGCGTAATTTTAAATACACATAATATTAATAACTACTAGTTTAACAACTAAAGTGCTGTTGTTTACATGACACAAACCATAGTTTATTTACATTCAGAAGTATCATGTTATGAGATGTACCATGTCAAAATATGCAAAGCCATGAGCCAGCTCCTAATCTAGAGCTTCAATAACCAAATGTCTAATTCTTCCGCTCCTATCTCCACTCATCTCCGGCTGCTTGTATTCATGGGATGAGTGCATTATACATCAGGGGTGAAGTCGGCTTTTTGTCAGTTTTTCTACACAGTCAGAACTTCCCAAGTTTCCAGCCAAATCCAACATCCCTCAGAGCCTCTGTAGTGTTGTAATACAATGTTAACAGGACAGAAAAGTTTctgttctttccttccttttagtTGAAAACTGAAGGGCATTTCACACAGCCCTACTCTCCAGAACGCTCCTTTGGGAGACACTTGCTGCCAACCTAAAACAAGATATAATTCAAATGAGAAGTGCTAAATTAATGTATTTCCTTGAAGGAAAAAGCTTGGGTCTGAAGCAATGTACTATATGTATCTGCCCGTTGCTACAAATATCAACACACAATACTATTTGGGGGTCATCAGGGTCAGGGTTGGGGAGTTCAAAAGAATCAGTCTCACTCCTACAGCTGAAACTGAGGAGTAACTTTCCATCAATTCCTATCCTCAAGCTGCATCTGAATGTTACTAACAGACTGAGAATGGAAGCTAGGACTTTGCAACCAGTTTATATCCAAACACAATCCCAGGGAATCTGCACAGTTTCTCTCATAACTCAAAATGGAACCAACTGCACATTTCCTGCAAAAAAAGACCAACTAGCACATCATTGTCAGAGGTGAAGCCTGTTTCAACACAGTAGTGAGGTTATTCAACACATTAGCTTGAAATATTCAAATAAATTTCCTCACAGGAAGAAAAAGGGTTAGGGTGGCCACATTAACAACTAAAGTCACTCATTAATTTATTCACATATTTCGTAAGAATATACTACATGTCAGGCACTGGGAAAAGTAGTGGTCAAGTCTTTCTGTTATTGCTGCTAATAGTAGTAGCAGTAGTGGCTTTGTGGAGATTGACCCAGggggactttaccactgagctatattcgcagctcctttttaattttgagacagggtctcactaagttaccaagcctggcctcgaacttgcaatcctcctgcctcagcctcccaattaactgggattacaggtgtgcaccacttgcACCAAGCTTACGTCCTGGTGATTATGGAGCTTACTTTGCATTTCAGCAGTAAAAAGATAAAACAACCCAGTAAAAACAAATGACAATTTTCAGATAATGACAAGTGCTATTAAAAAAATGGTACCACAGAGCCTGGAGTGTATCTCAGAGGGTAAACATACGCTtagtatgcatgaggctctgggttcaatccccagcactgcaaaaaaaaaaaaaaaaaaatttaactcaaaagccAATTTTTCCCCTGTATGATGTTGACTGCATTGCCCTGTCTCAAGAGCCTAATTCCACAAGGCAGGAATATACACAGCTCCCTCCTGGATTTATGCCTGTACTCAATACTAAAGAATGTGGACTTGTGATTACAGTTTTTTTAAACTCTTGCATGCAACACCACAGACCCTGTCGATCACTACCAGTCATTCAGagaccaggagttcaaagaactgaaAGGGGAATAGAGTTGCAAAATACTTTGAAGATCACCAAATATTTATGAGAATACTGACACTGTACAGATTTCCCTCCAAGTACAAAGGATATTCTGTATTCCTTCAATTCTTTCagttcttcttctcttcgttgctTTTCTATAAGTTCCTGCTGCCGAGAAACCTCATCAAGGAAGTTGGTCTCATCTTCATCTAAACCTCTTACCATGTTTTctgaggaaataattaaaaaggaACACTAAGTAAGCTAAAGGGAAAATATAGAcaaataagactttttttttttctttttttaataaactaCAGGTTCTTCAGGGGATTAGGAGAAAGAACTGTTAAACACCATAGCTTTTAGATAGATGATGTGGCATAAAATCAAGGCATTTCTCCCATTGCTAGATATTAGCATAGAATTTAAATGGGTATCTTGAGCTTTAAACAAAATGCTCAATGTGGTCTAGAAGGCAGAAGGCTGTATCTTTTCCACCAAATGAGCATCTGGAGATGAGATAATCAAGACAATTCCACTGCTAGTTAGAAAGAATGTTACATGAGGCAAAAGCGATCAAAAAAGACCCTGTAGAGTCCCCTGGACGCTGTATTTTCTGAACCTTACTGAATTTGAACTGCTCCTCATACTCCTGCTGCTTCCTGTCTTTCTGCTCCTGTAGCCTTTCATACAGAGACCGAGGATCATAAACCTCCTCTGGACACTCTGAAAGAAAGATGAGTAGAtagagtgggggagggggagataCAAACTTTAGAATTTTTCATACTATTTTGGAATCACGAGGAATTTTTAATATAAAGCCAAGTCCTGCATGATCTGAAAAAAATAGCACAAAGCTCACTGCTTCCCTTTGGATCTCGAAGAGGGGTCAAAGGTTCTCAAAGGCCAACTACCAATGTCAATAGGGCCCATGCCTGGGACAGTTACGTGGCTGAGGGATCAGCCCACACCCTCCACAGCAGCGGTGTTCTCAGCTGCTCAGACTGTGGGTTCACCTATCCAGATGGAACAGACTAGCAGAATCTCCAGGAAGGCAGTGTGGGAGAGAAGAAAGAGTGAGATGTGAGCGAGCACCCCAGTGTGCCACAGAGGCCTTACACAGTTCTCCCTCTGAGCCTCGGTTCTTCGACTCTAAAGCAAGGACAACCAATGCCTATGTGGCAGGCACTATAAAGCTTAAAGATcactatgtaaatgtccaaccacAGGCCTAGTGTACCTTCTGGATCTTCAGGTTTTCGAACTTTCTCCCATTCTTCTTGCCTCCTTTTGCGCCGTTCATCTAGTTCTGCCTCAGATACAAACCTCTTTTTGATGACAAGGTTACCATCATCCCCTCCATCCATACTGGAACAATCAGTCTAccaaaaaagggagagagaaagaactgcaattaaaatttcaaaaagaaacaAGTGAGCTCTGTTTCATCCAGGAATagattaaaatgttttcttcctcaAATGGTTTAATTTATTAGGTCATTGATGAAAGGACAAAATTACATTTTCCCTAATTTATCAGGTTACCTACAGAGTCGGTGAAAGAACGTGGAATAATTCTCATTACCTGGCGTTTCACAGTAAATCTCAGTGTCCCTCTATTCCAAACAAACTGGTCTCCTGGACATCTCACCCTTTCCCCAGCTCTCATCCTCTTTTATTTCTATAATATTTCAAAAAAGTTTTTACCAATGAATTAcagttatatataatagtggggtttattttgacatatttataaatgcatataaaataatTTGCTCCATTAGTCCCTAGTATTTTGCCCTTGccttcccttctctcctccctccccaatTCCCATTTCCATAATATTTGACATTATTCCTTCTTGAAATGCCTGTTTCAGGGTCAGGTCCCTATCTTGATTCACCTGCTCTCGCTTCCAAGAAAAGCAGATGATAATCTCTGGTACCCAAAGAGCTTTAGTGATGGAGTCCAGGCTGTACAGCAGGGAAGTGATAAGCCTAGAGATACACAACCAGGAATGGAGAGTGAAACTAGAAGAACCCAGGTCTCCCACACACTTTCCAAGCTATCAAGCCAAATCCTCTTAACCACCCTCCCTCTAAACACCCTGTTTGCACACTTAGAATTCTATCTTCATTCCTTCTCTTTTCTCACTCACACAACAATCTTGACCATCTTATGCATGTCTTTATGCAGAAGATTCCCAATATCCTATGTATCTTCTTCATCTACCTGGAGCTTTCTTTAGAGAAGAGAGGAGAaggaaataaagataaaatagtGTATATTATTCCTTTTAAACTAAGCCTCTTTGTTTTTGCTTGctggtttcttttctttcaaaGAATTGTGGAATTAACCATCCTCTGACGTGTTATGTATTCTTCACATTACTCCCTAACAAAGAGGCACATACTCAACCCAATGTCCACTTAAAGATGACTGCtaattagaaaaacaataaagtttactaaaagtaagaaagaaagtcTGCTATCACAAAAGTAAAGCAGATAACTGAGTGTGATAGGCATTCCTGTAACCCcacctactcaggagactgaagcaggatgtaaattcaaggccagcctcagcaccttagtaagaccctgtctgaaaacaaaaaaaataaaaagggctggggatgtagctcagtggtaaaaagcTCCTGGGTCTTTTTAGTACCCtccaaaaattaattaaatgaagTAATAGTATTTACCAAGTTCATACCACATACTACATACTTTGTATTTACATAAATGTTGACCCTATAAGAAATATTATCTCTTAACAAATGGAAAATAAGTTAGAGAAATTTTATCAGTTGTCTAAGGAAATAAAGATGGTAAATGGTAGAGCCAAAAATCAAATCCAAACCTGACATCAAAAATTCCTACTCTTAgatgggcatggtgacacacatctgtaatcccagcagatcaggaAGCTGAGAAGACtataagttcaaagctagcctcggcATTTttttaccctgtctcaaaatgtcttaaaattaaaaaaaaaaaaaaaaattaaaaagggctggggatgtgactcactggttaagcacccctgggttcaatccctagtaccaaaaaaaaatcataacctTACTCACTTTTACCATATTTCTCCCCCAAAACCACCACATTTGGTTGAAAATAAGAGCATGTCAATTTCAACCTTTTTTCTACATCAAATTCCAGTGCTGAGAATGTTCATGCAACATTCTTATTTAATAAAGCTAGAAATGAAGcaaacacactctaacattcagaACAAGAGAAATAGTAATCGTCTCAGCCTGAAAGCTACTATTTGAGGTCTAGTACAACATAACAACAAGAGAGAATTGTGAAAATTACTACAAAAAACCTAAACCAACTGACAGAAGCTGTTGTTCCCACATGAGCATCACATCCTGGACACCTCTCACCACTACCACTCATCACCACATTTCAATCCAGAGGGTTGCTACAAAAGCACAACTGTTCAGTCTCTGTGCCACACCCCAAATTCCTCAAGGTCTGCAGAACCACCTCTTCTAAAACAAGCCAACAATTTATTAAATATTCCTAGCAGAGGAAATGCAAACTAGGTGGGGCTCTAATGGATGGGAGAGACATACTAGACTCTCAATTTCCCCCTTTCTTACTCTGTTACAGCTGTTTGCTATAGCTCTCCTTTCGCACCCTGTATTAGCTCTGTTTTTCCCTCTCACCTATGTCTTGGCAAATAATTCAGAGAAGACAGGTCCCTATAACTCTACCAAGCATCTGAATCCACCAGACATACCTAGAAGACGGGCACCTAATTCACGTTTCAAAACCTCAAGATGGACtactgcactcccttcccagGCAGCCAAGCCTTCCTGTCAGGCCTGACCTTCCTCCTTAAAGTAACTGAAATCTGTCTTCCTATGAACTCCAAGAATAGGTTCAATCCACTGGGACTACACAAGAAGGAGCCAAATCTTTTCCAAGATGACAACGGGACAGTTGTTTGACACCAACTCCCTGTTCCTCCTAACTTGTTACTTTTCTGAGCCAAACATTCCTAGTTGCTTAACCTTACAAAGTAAAGAAAAGCAACTAAGGgcagggattgtggctcagtggtagagcacttgcctaccacgtgtgaggcactgggtccaattctcagcaccacacataaataagtaaataaagtaaaggtccatcaacagccccccccccaatttttttttaattgtctcaAAGTACTGAATTTACTTGAGCCAAGGTAGATGGTCACACTTAGCAGTAGTTTTCtgtgagttcaaaagggacaagaCTAAACCAATGCTTTATCTATCTTTCTTCAATGTGCATTTTCCTCCATAGCTCTTCACTTGCTGGCACTTCAACTGCTGCAGTTCCCTACCTGCCTCCAACACCACCAGTGGCTCTCTGTATATTTAATTTTGATCATCTTTCAACATTAAGAAAGGTCTAAGATATGGACAGAAAATTTTGATAAACAAGTAGCCATACTCCTGAGTATTCTGGATAATAATCAGGTCTtgctaggcacagtggtgtatgcctgtaatcccaacaatttgggaggctgaggcaggaggatggcaagttcaaagccagcctcaacaatttagcaacttattttgagattctgtctcaaagaataaaaagaactggggatgtggctccatggcaaagcatccctgggtaccaaaaaaaagaagaaagaaatattcAGGTCTTTTCAGGATTCAAACCTTCATTGTCAATACTGCCAATAAGTAAGCTTAATTTTATACCCCTTTCAGTACATCCTGCTTGAATTCAACTAATCTATAGTCTCCTTATCAAGAGAAGGTACAGGTAATGATAAAGACTATGTACTCTGCCTGAAATTATGAGACTTGTGTTCAAAATTTGGTTCTGCCCCTTATCAGTGTGATGGTGCGCAAGTCACTTAATTCTTCTGTGCCCTGGTGTCTACACTCACAGACTACACTTAACAGCAAGGATCAAAACAGCACTACATAACATAAAGTTTTTGTCTGGGTAAATAACATAATTCATGTAAAACACTTAGCACAATATATAAAAGCTTTGAAAAGCTTCCCATTACTACAGATTTTGAACACAAGTCTCTTAATTTCAagcagaggaggaagagaaataccATCTGCACTCAACTCAATACCATCTGTAgtaggggaaaaataaattagcgACATAAACAAACATTACAAGTGGAGGAAGGGATTGCATAAAACGGAAATTAGGCCAGGCATCGTGGTGAAtgcctcaggaggctaaggcaggggacttgcaagttcaaagccagcctcagcaactcagcaaggccctgagcatcttagtgaaaccatgtctcaaaataaaaaaataaaaaggtctggggatatagctcagttagtaaagcacctctgggttcaacacccccacccccaataaAATAATTCCAACTGATTAAAAATACTTATACTGAGAAGTATTGctgtatttttctttgaaggGTTCAAGATCCATTGGCTGTTTATTCTGCAATAGTGAAGTGATAAATGCCTCCAACTCACCGACCTCTTTCTGGAAGTAAACAGAAG carries:
- the Psme3ip1 gene encoding PSME3-interacting protein isoform X2 — protein: MDGGDDGNLVIKKRFVSEAELDERRKRRQEEWEKVRKPEDPEECPEEVYDPRSLYERLQEQKDRKQQEYEEQFKFKNMVRGLDEDETNFLDEVSRQQELIEKQRREEELKELKEYRSNLNKVGISAENKKEVEKKLTVKPIETKNKFSQAKLLAGAVKHKSAESGNSVKRLKPDPDPDDKNQEAPSCVSLGSSSLSGPSIHCPSAAVCIGILPGLGAYSGSSDSESSSDSEGTINATGKIVSSIFRTNTFLEAP
- the Psme3ip1 gene encoding PSME3-interacting protein isoform X3, which translates into the protein MTDCSSMDGGDDGNLVIKKRFVSEAELDERRKRRQEEWEKVRKPEDPEENMVRGLDEDETNFLDEVSRQQELIEKQRREEELKELKEYRSNLNKVGISAENKKEVEKKLTVKPIETKNKFSQAKLLAGAVKHKSAESGNSVKRLKPDPDPDDKNQEAPSCVSLGSSSLSGPSIHCPSAAVCIGILPGLGAYSGSSDSESSSDSEGTINATGKIVSSIFRTNTFLEAP
- the Psme3ip1 gene encoding PSME3-interacting protein isoform X1; the protein is MTDCSSMDGGDDGNLVIKKRFVSEAELDERRKRRQEEWEKVRKPEDPEECPEEVYDPRSLYERLQEQKDRKQQEYEEQFKFKNMVRGLDEDETNFLDEVSRQQELIEKQRREEELKELKEYRSNLNKVGISAENKKEVEKKLTVKPIETKNKFSQAKLLAGAVKHKSAESGNSVKRLKPDPDPDDKNQEAPSCVSLGSSSLSGPSIHCPSAAVCIGILPGLGAYSGSSDSESSSDSEGTINATGKIVSSIFRTNTFLEAP